AAAACAAGCACCGAGTTTGGCAGAGCTGGGCGCACCTGAGTTTTTGGAAAAACTCAAACCATTTAGGCATGGTTTGGTCTTGATTACAGGTGCAACAGGGAGTGGTAAGTCCACCACCATGGCCAGCTGGATTGCCCATGTGAATCAACAAGATGAAGCGCATGTGGTGACTTTGGAAGATCCGATTGAATATCGTTTTTCAAGTGATAAATGCTTGATTCATCAATCGGAAGTGGGCAATCAAGTGGGCAGTTTTTCGACGGCTTTGAGGGATGTGTTGCGTCGTGACCCCGATGCGATTGTCGTAGGTGAGTTGCGCGATTTGGTCAGTATTGAATTGGCTCTGCGTGCAGCTGAAACGGGGCATTTAGTGATTGCAACCTTGCACAGTGCGAGTGCGGTTGAAGCCATTTCTCGTTTAATTGATGTCTTTCCATCAGAAAATAAGTCTTTTGTTCGCAATGTGCTGTCGAGTGTGCTGATTGGCGTGGTTGCTCAACGATTGGTGCGTTGCAACACAAATGTGAATAAACAAGGTAGAATTGCCACATACGAAGTTTTGACAGCCAATGCTGCTGTCAAAAATTTAATTAAAGAAGCCAAAGAAAATCAATTACCAGCAGTGATGCAGACCAGTGCTGCGCATCAAATGTTCACCTTTAACCAACACTATCAAAAATTATTGGATATGCGTCTCGTGGCTGAAGCCATGCCAGTGTGGGCGAGTTGATGGGGTTGAATTCTAAAATAAAAGCCAAAAATATGAAAAAAATCACTGATTTTACAGTTAAAAACTTGATCGACGAACCCTTTGAGTTGTCACAATACGCCGGTGAGGTCATGTTGATTGTGAATACCGCCAGTGCTTGTGGTTTTACTCCGCAATACGCTGAATTGCAAACCCTGTATGAGCAATATGCCGATCAAGGGTTGCGCGTTATTGCTTTTCCATGCAACCAGTTTGGTGCGCAAGAAAAAGGTGATGGGGCTGAAATTGGTGAGTTTTGCGATAAAAACTTTCACGTGACCTTTCCCATTATGAGAAAAATCAATGTCAATGGCGATGATGCTGAACCTTTATGGAAAGATCTAAAAGCCAAAGCACCTGGAATTCTGGGGACTGAGCGCATCAAATGGAATTTCACTAAGTTTTTGGTGGGGCGTGATGGTGTCACGGTGCAGCGTTTTTCGCCATCGACGAGCCCTTTGTCTATGGTTGAACAGATCGAAATGGCTTTGACGCAGAAATAATTCATAATAAATCACATAAACCGCTTTAATTAAGCGGTTTATCCTATTGAATTACAAGTGATTTACTTGTGATTCGCTTGTAATAATCTATTTTTATATTTTTTTAATTAGCAGAGGTTTTTTATGCAAAACTCAAATGATATACAGCACGATGACCATGCCAAGCAGGCCATGCATGCGCTTGCTTTGGCAGCACTTGGCATTGTCTTTGGCGACATCGGTACCAGTCCTGTGTATGCGATGAAAGAAAGTTTTGCAGCGCATTATGGCTTGGTCATGAATGAGGCCACAATTTTAGGCCTGTTGTCGTTGCTGTTTTGGTCTTCCGCAATTGTCATCAGTTTCAAATACGTCAGCTTGATCATGCGTGCAGACAATAATGGGGAAGGGGGGATTTTATCTCTCATGTCATTGACTTTGCGTGGTAAAGATCACAATAAGTACAAATGGATTATTGTGTTGGGCATGTTGGGGGCTTCTTTGTTTTATGGTGATTCGGTGATCACACCAGCGATTTCGGTGTTGTCTGCTGTCGAAGGTTTACAAGTGGCGATTCCATCGATCGATGATCACCTCATTTTGGCCATTTCTGCGGTCATTTTGACGGGTTTGTTTGTGATTCAAAAACGGGGTACAGCGACCATTGGTGTGTTGTTTGGGCCGATCATGCTGCTGTGG
The window above is part of the Ephemeroptericola cinctiostellae genome. Proteins encoded here:
- a CDS encoding type IV pilus twitching motility protein PilT codes for the protein MNFSAILSAAQLEHASDVHVCADAPIRVRVAGRLKVLAVPILSHNELNTWLMAQFTTAQHEIWSSGEQVDFALFDQGCGIRVRLTAYMTTDGIAVAVRLLPKQAPSLAELGAPEFLEKLKPFRHGLVLITGATGSGKSTTMASWIAHVNQQDEAHVVTLEDPIEYRFSSDKCLIHQSEVGNQVGSFSTALRDVLRRDPDAIVVGELRDLVSIELALRAAETGHLVIATLHSASAVEAISRLIDVFPSENKSFVRNVLSSVLIGVVAQRLVRCNTNVNKQGRIATYEVLTANAAVKNLIKEAKENQLPAVMQTSAAHQMFTFNQHYQKLLDMRLVAEAMPVWAS
- a CDS encoding glutathione peroxidase produces the protein MKKITDFTVKNLIDEPFELSQYAGEVMLIVNTASACGFTPQYAELQTLYEQYADQGLRVIAFPCNQFGAQEKGDGAEIGEFCDKNFHVTFPIMRKINVNGDDAEPLWKDLKAKAPGILGTERIKWNFTKFLVGRDGVTVQRFSPSTSPLSMVEQIEMALTQK